In Peromyscus maniculatus bairdii isolate BWxNUB_F1_BW_parent chromosome 21, HU_Pman_BW_mat_3.1, whole genome shotgun sequence, one DNA window encodes the following:
- the Znf451 gene encoding E3 SUMO-protein ligase ZNF451 isoform X2, protein MGDPGPEIIESVPPAGPEASESTPDENEDDIQFVSEGPLRPVLEYIDLVSSDDEEPSTSHSDENFKHKDYIDHQKDKVALTLARLARHVEVEKQQKEEKNRAFREKLDFQHAHGLQELEFIQGHSETEAARQCVDQWLKMSGLKTSAINSGKKKSFQSGGRMGRSEKPILCPIMHCNREFDNGHLLLGHLKRFDHSPCDPTITLHGPLANSFACVVCYEHFVTQQQYRDHLLAKAAAADGHSSSLLPQIIQCFACPHCFLLFSTKDECLKHMSAKNHSHQSFNLGDGKATAHPISFPSFAKKLLVSLCKDVPFQVKCVACHQTLRSHMELTAHFRVRCRNAGPVAIAEKSITQVAEEFIVRGYCSNCNQIFVDEASIESHKNSGHKVAVANSVEESVLLYCHVREGSKPPCDLHLFNQPKFSSLKRVMSIKESSPEDCVVPKKKLNLGGENHGGPACVQRQSSAVTAWCCECSRRFPNEEAVERHVFSANTMCYKCVVCGKVCEDSGVMRLHMSRFHGGAHLNNFLFWCRTCKKELIKKDAIMAHITEFHNGHRYFYEMDEVEDEALPSSSVVNLNADKPPSPITVVDHCLTNSPPRGRWQCQICEDMFDSQECVQQHCMSLTSHQFHRYSCAHCRKTFHKVETLYRHCQDEHDNEIKIKYFCGLCDLIFNTEEAFLSHYKDHHSTDYVFVSEKTKPSIKTEEDFKIIETSNLLSCGCHESYVCKVNRKEDYDRCLQVMLEKGKLWFRCSGCSATAQNLADINTHIHQVHRREKSDEEQQYVIKCGICTKAFHNAESAQQHFHRKHGTFQKPSVTHVGSDRGNTCKFAASVSHTEKKLQKHSDVEKGAERDMSCQNLGGNTNWKPPLSCKVYNYLNRIGCFFLHPRCSKRKDAADFAICMHAGRLDEQLPKQIPFTILSGDQGFLELENQFKKTQRPAHILNPHHLEGDMMCALLNSISDTTKECDSDDGTGVKGTPVEELRSTEDVELEEAIRRSLEEM, encoded by the exons GAGAATTTTAAACACAAAGACTATATAGACCATCAGAAGGATAAAGTTGCTTTAACATTGGCTCGCCTTGCCCGTCATGTTGAagtggaaaaacaacaaaaagaagagaagaatagAGCATTCAGG GAAAAACTTGATTTTCAACATGCTCATGGTTTACAAGAATTGGAGTTTATTCAAGGACATtcagaaacagaagcagcaagACAGTGTGTGGACCAGTGGCTAAAAATGTCAG GACTCAAAACAAGTGCAATtaattctgggaaaaaaaaatcattccaaagTGGAGGCAGAATGGGGAGGTCTGAGAAGCCAATTCTGTGTCCTATAATGCACTGTAACAGGGAATTTGACAACGGGCACCTTCTCTTAGGACATTTGAAAAG GTTTGATCACTCCCCATGTGATCCAACAATTACATTACATGGACCTCTCGCCAATTCCTTTGCCTGTGTTGTATGTTATGAACATTTTGTTACTCAACAGCAGTATAGGGATCACCTTCTCGCTAAG GCAGCTGCAGCCGATGGACATAGCAGTAGCCTACTTCCTCAGATTATTCAGTGTTTTGCGTGTCCacattgctttcttttgtttagcACCAAGGATGAGTGTTTGAAGCATATGTCTGCAAAGAATCATTCCCATCAGAGTTTTAACCTGGGCG atggtAAGGCAACAGCTCATCCAATTTCCTTTCCATCTTTTGCAAAGAAACTTTTGGTCTCCCTGTGCAAAGATGTTCCATTTCAAGTGAAGTGTGTGGCTTGTCACCAGACTTTGCGTTCCCACATGGAGCTCACTGCCCATTTCAG agTTCGTTGTAGAAATGCTGGACCTGTAGCTATAGCTGAGAAAAGCATTACTCAGGTTGCAGAAGAATTCATAGTAAGAGGTTATTGTTCAAATTGCAACCAAATCTTTGTGGATGAAGCCAGCATCGAAAGTCACAAGAATTCCGGACACAAAGTCGCAGTTGCTAACTCAGTGGAAGAGTCAGTCTTGCTCTACTGCCACGTCCGGGAAGGGAGTAAGCCGCCTTGTGACTTGCATTTATTCAATCAACCAAAGTTTTCATCCCTTAAACGGGTTATGTCTATTAAAGAGTCCAGCCCAGAGGACTGTGTTGTTCCAAAAAAGAAGCTAAATTTAGGAGGCGAAAACCATGGAGGACCAGCCTGTGTGCAGAGACAGAGTTCAGCAGTTACAGCCTGGTGTTGTGAGTGCAGTCGGCGTTTTCCAAATGAAGAGGCAGTAGAAAGACATGTCTTCTCGGCAAACACAATGTGTTACAAATGTGTGGTCTGTGGAAAGGTGTGTGAAGACTCAGGAGTCATGCGCTTGCACATGAGCCGGTTCCATGGAGGGGCACATCTAAATAACTTTCTATTTTGGTGTCGGACTTGCAAAAAAGAGCTAATAAAGAAAGACGCCATCATGGCACACATTACTGAGTTTCATAATGGGCATAGATACTTTTATGAGATGGATGAGGTAGAAGACGAAGCCTTGCCATCGTCCTCTGTAGTGAATTTGAATGCTGACAAGCCACCTTCACCCATTACTGTTGTCGATCATTGCCTGACAAACAGTCCTCCAAGGGGCAGGTGGCAGTGCCAGATCTGTGAAGATATGTTTGATTCCCAGGAATGTGTCCAACAGCACTGTATGTCCTTGACCAGCCACCAGTTTCACAGGTACAGCTGTGCCCACTGCAGAAAGACTTTTCATAAAGTAGAGACTTTGTACCGACATTGCCAAGATGAGCATGACAATGAGATCAAGATTAAGTACTTCTGTGGGCTATGTGATCTTATTTTTAACACGGAAGAAGCGTTTCTGAGTCATTATAAGGACCACCACAGCACAGACTATGTGTTTGTGTCAGAAAAGACTAAGCCCTCAATTAAAACCGAGGaggattttaaaataatagagaCCAGTAATTTGTTAAGCTGTGGTTGTCATGAGAGCTATGTCTGTAAAGTCAACAGAAAGGAAGATTACGATCGATGTCTTCAAGTCATGCTAGaaaaagggaaactgtggttcCGCTGCAGTGGGTGTTCAGCGACAGCACAGAATTTAGCCGACATAAATACTCACATCCACCAAGtgcacagaagagaaaaaagtgaTGAGGAACAGCAGTATGTGATCAAGTGTGGCATCTGCACCAAAGCATTTCACAATGCTGAGAGTGCTCAGCAGCACTTCCACAGAAAGCATGGTACCTTCCAGAAACCCAGTGTGACTCATGTTGGATCAGACAGAGGAAACACATGCAAGTTTGCTGCCAGTGTGTCCCACACTGAGAAAAAACTGCAGAAACATTCCGACGTGGAGAAAGGAGCTGAGCGTGACATGAGCTGCCAGAATCTAG GAGGAAACACCAATTGGAAGCCTCCGCTCAGCTGTAAGGTGTATAACTACTTGAATAGGATTGGGTGCTTCTTCCTTCATCCTCGCTGTAGTAAAAGAAAAGATGCTGCTGATTTTgccatatgtatgcat GCTGGCCGACTAGATGAACAACTGCCCAAACAAATTCCTTTCACCATCCTCTCGGGAGACCAAGGTTTTCTGGAGCTAGAGAATCAATTTAAGAAGACTCAGAGGCCGGCTCACATACTAAACCCTCACCACTTAGAAGGAGACATGATGTGTGCCTTGTTAAATAGCATATCTGATACTACCAAAG
- the Znf451 gene encoding E3 SUMO-protein ligase ZNF451 isoform X1 has product MGDPGPEIIESVPPAGPEASESTPDENEDDIQFVSEGPLRPVLEYIDLVSSDDEEPSTSHSDENFKHKDYIDHQKDKVALTLARLARHVEVEKQQKEEKNRAFREKLDFQHAHGLQELEFIQGHSETEAARQCVDQWLKMSGLKTSAINSGKKKSFQSGGRMGRSEKPILCPIMHCNREFDNGHLLLGHLKRFDHSPCDPTITLHGPLANSFACVVCYEHFVTQQQYRDHLLAKAAAADGHSSSLLPQIIQCFACPHCFLLFSTKDECLKHMSAKNHSHQSFNLGDGKATAHPISFPSFAKKLLVSLCKDVPFQVKCVACHQTLRSHMELTAHFRVRCRNAGPVAIAEKSITQVAEEFIVRGYCSNCNQIFVDEASIESHKNSGHKVAVANSVEESVLLYCHVREGSKPPCDLHLFNQPKFSSLKRVMSIKESSPEDCVVPKKKLNLGGENHGGPACVQRQSSAVTAWCCECSRRFPNEEAVERHVFSANTMCYKCVVCGKVCEDSGVMRLHMSRFHGGAHLNNFLFWCRTCKKELIKKDAIMAHITEFHNGHRYFYEMDEVEDEALPSSSVVNLNADKPPSPITVVDHCLTNSPPRGRWQCQICEDMFDSQECVQQHCMSLTSHQFHRYSCAHCRKTFHKVETLYRHCQDEHDNEIKIKYFCGLCDLIFNTEEAFLSHYKDHHSTDYVFVSEKTKPSIKTEEDFKIIETSNLLSCGCHESYVCKVNRKEDYDRCLQVMLEKGKLWFRCSGCSATAQNLADINTHIHQVHRREKSDEEQQYVIKCGICTKAFHNAESAQQHFHRKHGTFQKPSVTHVGSDRGNTCKFAASVSHTEKKLQKHSDVEKGAERDMSCQNLEEEVELPDVDYLRTMTHIVFVDFDNWSNFFGHLPGHLNQGTFIWGFQGGNTNWKPPLSCKVYNYLNRIGCFFLHPRCSKRKDAADFAICMHAGRLDEQLPKQIPFTILSGDQGFLELENQFKKTQRPAHILNPHHLEGDMMCALLNSISDTTKECDSDDGTGVKGTPVEELRSTEDVELEEAIRRSLEEM; this is encoded by the exons GAGAATTTTAAACACAAAGACTATATAGACCATCAGAAGGATAAAGTTGCTTTAACATTGGCTCGCCTTGCCCGTCATGTTGAagtggaaaaacaacaaaaagaagagaagaatagAGCATTCAGG GAAAAACTTGATTTTCAACATGCTCATGGTTTACAAGAATTGGAGTTTATTCAAGGACATtcagaaacagaagcagcaagACAGTGTGTGGACCAGTGGCTAAAAATGTCAG GACTCAAAACAAGTGCAATtaattctgggaaaaaaaaatcattccaaagTGGAGGCAGAATGGGGAGGTCTGAGAAGCCAATTCTGTGTCCTATAATGCACTGTAACAGGGAATTTGACAACGGGCACCTTCTCTTAGGACATTTGAAAAG GTTTGATCACTCCCCATGTGATCCAACAATTACATTACATGGACCTCTCGCCAATTCCTTTGCCTGTGTTGTATGTTATGAACATTTTGTTACTCAACAGCAGTATAGGGATCACCTTCTCGCTAAG GCAGCTGCAGCCGATGGACATAGCAGTAGCCTACTTCCTCAGATTATTCAGTGTTTTGCGTGTCCacattgctttcttttgtttagcACCAAGGATGAGTGTTTGAAGCATATGTCTGCAAAGAATCATTCCCATCAGAGTTTTAACCTGGGCG atggtAAGGCAACAGCTCATCCAATTTCCTTTCCATCTTTTGCAAAGAAACTTTTGGTCTCCCTGTGCAAAGATGTTCCATTTCAAGTGAAGTGTGTGGCTTGTCACCAGACTTTGCGTTCCCACATGGAGCTCACTGCCCATTTCAG agTTCGTTGTAGAAATGCTGGACCTGTAGCTATAGCTGAGAAAAGCATTACTCAGGTTGCAGAAGAATTCATAGTAAGAGGTTATTGTTCAAATTGCAACCAAATCTTTGTGGATGAAGCCAGCATCGAAAGTCACAAGAATTCCGGACACAAAGTCGCAGTTGCTAACTCAGTGGAAGAGTCAGTCTTGCTCTACTGCCACGTCCGGGAAGGGAGTAAGCCGCCTTGTGACTTGCATTTATTCAATCAACCAAAGTTTTCATCCCTTAAACGGGTTATGTCTATTAAAGAGTCCAGCCCAGAGGACTGTGTTGTTCCAAAAAAGAAGCTAAATTTAGGAGGCGAAAACCATGGAGGACCAGCCTGTGTGCAGAGACAGAGTTCAGCAGTTACAGCCTGGTGTTGTGAGTGCAGTCGGCGTTTTCCAAATGAAGAGGCAGTAGAAAGACATGTCTTCTCGGCAAACACAATGTGTTACAAATGTGTGGTCTGTGGAAAGGTGTGTGAAGACTCAGGAGTCATGCGCTTGCACATGAGCCGGTTCCATGGAGGGGCACATCTAAATAACTTTCTATTTTGGTGTCGGACTTGCAAAAAAGAGCTAATAAAGAAAGACGCCATCATGGCACACATTACTGAGTTTCATAATGGGCATAGATACTTTTATGAGATGGATGAGGTAGAAGACGAAGCCTTGCCATCGTCCTCTGTAGTGAATTTGAATGCTGACAAGCCACCTTCACCCATTACTGTTGTCGATCATTGCCTGACAAACAGTCCTCCAAGGGGCAGGTGGCAGTGCCAGATCTGTGAAGATATGTTTGATTCCCAGGAATGTGTCCAACAGCACTGTATGTCCTTGACCAGCCACCAGTTTCACAGGTACAGCTGTGCCCACTGCAGAAAGACTTTTCATAAAGTAGAGACTTTGTACCGACATTGCCAAGATGAGCATGACAATGAGATCAAGATTAAGTACTTCTGTGGGCTATGTGATCTTATTTTTAACACGGAAGAAGCGTTTCTGAGTCATTATAAGGACCACCACAGCACAGACTATGTGTTTGTGTCAGAAAAGACTAAGCCCTCAATTAAAACCGAGGaggattttaaaataatagagaCCAGTAATTTGTTAAGCTGTGGTTGTCATGAGAGCTATGTCTGTAAAGTCAACAGAAAGGAAGATTACGATCGATGTCTTCAAGTCATGCTAGaaaaagggaaactgtggttcCGCTGCAGTGGGTGTTCAGCGACAGCACAGAATTTAGCCGACATAAATACTCACATCCACCAAGtgcacagaagagaaaaaagtgaTGAGGAACAGCAGTATGTGATCAAGTGTGGCATCTGCACCAAAGCATTTCACAATGCTGAGAGTGCTCAGCAGCACTTCCACAGAAAGCATGGTACCTTCCAGAAACCCAGTGTGACTCATGTTGGATCAGACAGAGGAAACACATGCAAGTTTGCTGCCAGTGTGTCCCACACTGAGAAAAAACTGCAGAAACATTCCGACGTGGAGAAAGGAGCTGAGCGTGACATGAGCTGCCAGAATCTAG AGGAGGAAGTTGAGCTTCCAGATGTGGACTACCTGCGAACCATGACTCATATAGTCTTTGTAGATTTTGATAACTGGTCGAACTTTTTTGGTCATCTACCTGGGCACCTTAATCAAGGAACGTTTATTTGGGGCTTTCAAG GAGGAAACACCAATTGGAAGCCTCCGCTCAGCTGTAAGGTGTATAACTACTTGAATAGGATTGGGTGCTTCTTCCTTCATCCTCGCTGTAGTAAAAGAAAAGATGCTGCTGATTTTgccatatgtatgcat GCTGGCCGACTAGATGAACAACTGCCCAAACAAATTCCTTTCACCATCCTCTCGGGAGACCAAGGTTTTCTGGAGCTAGAGAATCAATTTAAGAAGACTCAGAGGCCGGCTCACATACTAAACCCTCACCACTTAGAAGGAGACATGATGTGTGCCTTGTTAAATAGCATATCTGATACTACCAAAG